In Arcobacter ellisii, a genomic segment contains:
- a CDS encoding tetrahydrodipicolinate N-succinyltransferase N-terminal domain-containing protein — protein sequence MAYTKDEFKQLVDDIQSQSWYKNPIGFGIAKVDRGQINKDKILQATFPVINWNENFGSAAVFLNALKVAGVDVDTSKSELVCKISDEFLTSCIEAFRPFIPEAKGDAHKNVQVVSTLASLPIDSGLSADDYRVVFIFEDVAPESTEAVYLKLYALSTGKAALRSLNLNGAFGKLHNCAWIGNQPIELDWLRANEIVLKLSGKYPNIDFVDKFPRFLQHIIPADNTRILESSKVRMGAQLAAGTTVMPGAAYINFNAGTLGSVMVEGRISSSAVVGAGSDVGGGASILGVLSGTDGVPVTIGENTLLGANSCTGTTIGDGCILDAGVTILPGTKIALSDKAVEQLKEINPGKTITNVMKGSDFIGVNGVHFRVNSSTGQTIAMRSTREVKLNADLH from the coding sequence ATGGCTTATACAAAAGATGAATTTAAACAATTAGTAGATGATATTCAATCACAATCTTGGTACAAAAATCCAATTGGATTTGGTATTGCAAAGGTTGATAGAGGACAAATAAATAAAGATAAAATACTTCAAGCAACTTTCCCTGTAATAAATTGGAATGAAAATTTTGGAAGTGCAGCAGTATTTTTAAATGCTTTAAAAGTTGCTGGAGTTGATGTTGATACATCAAAATCAGAATTAGTATGCAAAATTTCAGATGAATTTTTAACTTCTTGTATTGAAGCTTTTAGACCATTTATTCCAGAAGCAAAAGGTGATGCACATAAAAATGTTCAAGTTGTTTCAACTTTAGCTTCACTTCCAATAGATTCAGGATTAAGTGCTGATGATTATAGAGTTGTATTTATTTTTGAAGATGTAGCACCTGAAAGTACAGAAGCTGTATATTTAAAACTTTATGCACTTTCAACTGGAAAAGCAGCATTAAGAAGTCTTAACTTAAATGGTGCATTTGGAAAATTACACAACTGCGCTTGGATTGGAAATCAACCAATTGAATTAGATTGGTTAAGAGCAAATGAGATTGTATTAAAACTTTCAGGAAAATATCCAAATATTGATTTTGTTGATAAATTCCCAAGATTCTTACAACACATAATCCCTGCTGATAATACAAGAATTTTAGAGTCTTCAAAAGTTAGAATGGGAGCACAATTAGCTGCTGGAACTACAGTTATGCCAGGTGCTGCTTATATTAACTTCAATGCTGGAACTTTAGGTTCAGTTATGGTTGAAGGAAGAATCTCTTCAAGTGCTGTTGTTGGAGCTGGTTCAGATGTTGGAGGAGGAGCTTCAATTTTAGGAGTTTTATCTGGAACTGATGGTGTACCTGTTACTATTGGAGAAAACACACTTTTAGGAGCAAACTCTTGTACAGGAACAACTATTGGTGATGGTTGTATTTTAGATGCGGGGGTTACAATTCTTCCTGGAACTAAAATCGCATTATCTGATAAAGCTGTTGAGCAATTAAAAGAGATTAACCCAGGTAAAACTATTACTAATGTTATGAAAGGTAGTGATTTTATTGGAGTAAATGGAGTTCACTTTAGAGTTAACTCAAGCACTGGTCAAACTATTGCTATGAGAAGTACAAGAGAAGTTAAGTTAAACGCTGATTTACACTAA
- a CDS encoding primosomal protein N', protein MYFYEVAILRSPLNNLTYQSENKIEIGTKVLIKLRQRKVLDEAVIIKEVEEPTFKCSDINEITNEFYDEKMLQISSFVSQYYVCSLGEALSVYNAFDKNINKIEIEEKFDSKIVLSPLQEKAKEFLKEKKQALLFANTGAGKTEIYIKSIEEHLNLDEQAVLLMPEISLTPQMQKRLEKVFGKSVAIWHSKITKKKKVEILKGLQEGSIKLIAGARSALFLPYSNLGVIVVDEENDDSYKSDSKPRFHTKDLAIYIAKKFELQLILGSATVSTSSFHKIPFFRLDETYHKTKKLYSFEDSDANLSPKIIDKIDKTLKSNNQVIVFLPTRANFKYQICTTCGKSVECPFCSVSMSLHKNDLALKCHYCGYTQKIPDSCPSCNSGIIHNLRVGTAQIEEELKLIFPAKTIKRFDRDEIKTDNQLKTVLNDFNDGKIDILVGTQMLSKGHDYHNVKLAVVLGIDSVLNMNSYKAREKALSLLIQIAGRSGRSGEGEVIIQTKNQEFFNHYLNESNYLEFLEEELEFRKDFYPPFLKLAKIIFSHSNGLKVKDEMDFYVKLFKENKDIEVVGFGQSPIFKMSNKYRYEILLRSSNIKALLQALHSVQTANAIIDMDTIY, encoded by the coding sequence GTGTATTTTTATGAAGTTGCAATTTTAAGGTCACCTTTAAATAATTTAACATATCAAAGTGAAAATAAAATTGAAATTGGAACAAAGGTTTTAATAAAACTAAGACAACGAAAGGTTTTAGATGAAGCTGTAATCATAAAGGAAGTTGAAGAACCAACTTTTAAATGTAGTGATATAAATGAAATCACAAATGAATTTTATGATGAAAAAATGCTTCAAATTTCATCTTTTGTTTCTCAATATTATGTTTGTTCACTTGGTGAAGCTTTAAGTGTTTATAACGCTTTTGATAAAAATATAAACAAAATTGAAATAGAAGAAAAATTTGACAGTAAAATAGTTTTATCTCCTTTACAAGAAAAAGCAAAAGAGTTTTTAAAAGAGAAAAAACAAGCACTTTTATTTGCAAATACAGGTGCAGGAAAAACAGAGATTTATATAAAAAGTATTGAAGAACATCTAAATTTAGATGAACAAGCTGTTTTATTGATGCCTGAAATTTCTTTGACTCCTCAAATGCAAAAAAGATTAGAAAAAGTTTTTGGGAAAAGTGTAGCTATTTGGCACTCAAAAATTACTAAAAAAAAGAAAGTAGAGATTTTAAAAGGTTTACAAGAAGGAAGTATAAAACTAATAGCAGGTGCTAGATCTGCACTTTTTTTACCTTATTCAAACCTTGGAGTAATTGTAGTTGATGAAGAGAATGATGACTCATATAAAAGTGATTCAAAACCAAGATTTCACACAAAAGATTTAGCAATTTATATAGCAAAAAAGTTTGAGTTACAACTTATACTTGGAAGTGCTACTGTATCAACAAGCTCTTTTCATAAAATTCCATTTTTTAGACTTGATGAGACTTATCACAAAACAAAAAAACTATATAGTTTTGAAGATAGTGATGCAAATTTATCTCCAAAAATTATAGACAAAATAGATAAAACTCTAAAAAGTAATAATCAAGTAATTGTATTTTTACCAACAAGGGCAAATTTTAAATATCAGATTTGTACAACTTGTGGAAAATCTGTTGAGTGTCCATTTTGTTCTGTTTCTATGAGTTTACATAAAAATGATTTGGCTTTAAAATGCCACTATTGTGGATATACTCAAAAAATTCCTGATTCTTGCCCCTCTTGTAATAGTGGAATTATTCATAATTTAAGAGTTGGAACTGCTCAAATTGAAGAGGAGTTAAAACTAATATTTCCTGCTAAAACTATTAAAAGATTTGATAGAGATGAGATAAAAACTGATAATCAATTAAAAACAGTTTTAAATGATTTTAATGATGGAAAAATAGATATCCTTGTTGGAACTCAAATGCTTTCAAAAGGGCATGATTATCACAATGTAAAACTTGCTGTTGTTTTAGGAATTGATTCTGTTTTAAATATGAATTCATATAAAGCAAGGGAAAAAGCTCTCTCATTACTTATTCAAATAGCAGGACGAAGTGGAAGAAGTGGAGAAGGTGAAGTTATAATTCAAACAAAAAATCAAGAATTTTTTAATCACTACTTAAATGAGTCAAATTATTTAGAGTTTTTAGAAGAAGAACTTGAATTTAGAAAAGATTTTTATCCACCATTTTTAAAACTTGCAAAAATTATATTTTCCCATTCTAATGGACTTAAAGTTAAAGATGAAATGGATTTTTATGTAAAACTTTTCAAAGAAAATAAAGATATTGAAGTCGTTGGATTTGGTCAAAGTCCTATTTTTAAAATGTCAAATAAATATAGATATGAGATACTTTTACGTTCCTCAAATATTAAAGCATTACTTCAAGCTTTACACTCAGTTCAAACAGCAAATGCCATTATTGATATGGATACAATTTATTAA